A region of Salinibacter sp. 10B DNA encodes the following proteins:
- a CDS encoding DUF6588 family protein: MRRISPLLCTFVLAGLLLVSPARAQQGQDDLSDLGKTLQTISGEYADSYVQPITNTFGAGVNSGLFRSADVGNSLIPGFPFNVYVGVSVSGTLTSSMKTSFRPFGNGQTSFTSNGQEFTVTYEGTGTVPTILGETEPPGPDLVVETVVNGQTREVARAKAPQGLVDTPIAPLVIPQVGVGSVAGTDVQLRYFPKSKLSWAGSSYGTVGVFGLAVRHDIDQWFPAPIPMNIAVQGAWNQFSLENELGQTGAQEVLDASGWAFNLQASKGVPVLPVTFYGGVQYEKFNVDYNYTFPLNTDDVEDPKISLSQTAANRFRALAGFTLTFAVLRFNVDYAIGSDNNVVTTGLGVRL; encoded by the coding sequence ATGCGTCGCATCTCTCCCCTTCTATGTACGTTCGTTCTCGCCGGTCTTCTGCTCGTCTCGCCTGCCCGTGCCCAGCAAGGGCAGGACGACCTCAGCGATCTCGGAAAAACGCTTCAGACGATCAGTGGGGAATACGCTGATAGCTACGTTCAGCCGATTACGAACACCTTTGGGGCTGGGGTCAACAGCGGCCTCTTTCGAAGTGCCGACGTGGGCAACAGCCTGATTCCGGGCTTCCCCTTTAACGTGTACGTGGGGGTGAGCGTCTCCGGGACGCTCACCTCGTCCATGAAGACGAGTTTCCGGCCGTTTGGGAATGGGCAGACGTCATTTACCTCCAATGGGCAGGAGTTCACGGTCACCTACGAAGGAACGGGAACCGTACCGACGATTCTTGGAGAAACTGAACCGCCCGGTCCAGACTTGGTCGTAGAGACCGTCGTGAATGGGCAGACGCGAGAGGTGGCAAGGGCCAAGGCACCACAGGGACTTGTCGATACCCCGATTGCACCACTCGTCATTCCTCAGGTGGGCGTCGGGTCCGTTGCAGGAACCGACGTACAGCTCCGGTATTTTCCGAAGTCCAAGCTCTCTTGGGCGGGGAGCAGTTACGGAACGGTCGGGGTGTTTGGGCTTGCAGTGCGTCACGACATTGACCAGTGGTTCCCGGCGCCAATTCCCATGAATATTGCCGTTCAGGGCGCGTGGAACCAGTTTTCTCTCGAAAACGAACTCGGGCAGACAGGCGCCCAGGAGGTACTGGACGCTTCGGGATGGGCGTTTAACCTTCAGGCGAGCAAAGGCGTGCCTGTCCTTCCTGTTACGTTCTACGGCGGCGTCCAGTATGAGAAGTTCAACGTCGATTACAACTACACCTTCCCACTGAACACCGACGACGTTGAAGACCCGAAGATTTCGCTCAGTCAAACGGCGGCCAACCGGTTCCGCGCCCTCGCGGGATTCACGCTCACGTTTGCTGTGCTTCGGTTCAACGTTGACTATGCGATTGGAAGCGACAATAACGTCGTAACCACGGGGCTTGGCGTTCGCCTCTAG
- a CDS encoding sodium:solute symporter family protein, with translation MEAWVVILLVCGGYLVLALGLGVWSGRTVSKSVTGYVAGDRTLGTLVLYFVLGASVFSSFAFLGAPGWAYSRGAAAFYIIAYGAVGMVPFYFLGPRARRVGEALGFVTQAEMLAHRYNSQALSVVLAVLSVVVFVPYLTLQMKGAGFLLATISNGHVPQWLGALVAYGVVLVYVFASGMMAIGWTNTLQGIFMMIVAWFLGLYLPFEFHGGVQPMFEAIAASDLRDMLIAPGLAADGSAWTWAGYSSAVVVSAVGFSVWPHLFMRAFTARSERTLKLTVVLYPTFQLFLVPILLIGFAGVLPFPDVAPADTIVPHLLTEIDLSPVLVGLVCAGALAASMSSGDAILHAAASIGLRDGIKPLVSGEMTDRRQRQWIRGLVVAISAAAYYFAVFSEVGIVALLLGAYGGVAQIFPLVFAAFYWPRATGAGALSGLLTGVSVNTLFLVAPTLRPFPLHEGVYGLIANLLVFVTVSLLTSPHAEARVAHYTPLHPEASAAG, from the coding sequence ATGGAGGCATGGGTCGTCATACTGCTTGTCTGTGGGGGATACCTCGTGCTTGCGCTGGGGCTGGGCGTATGGTCGGGGCGCACAGTATCGAAGAGCGTGACGGGGTACGTCGCGGGTGACCGTACGCTTGGGACGCTCGTCCTGTACTTTGTACTGGGGGCGTCGGTCTTTTCGTCGTTCGCTTTTCTGGGGGCGCCGGGGTGGGCATACTCGCGCGGGGCAGCGGCCTTTTACATCATCGCTTACGGCGCAGTGGGCATGGTGCCGTTCTACTTCCTCGGGCCTCGTGCACGACGGGTCGGGGAGGCGCTCGGCTTCGTTACGCAGGCCGAGATGCTGGCGCACCGCTACAATAGCCAGGCGCTCTCGGTCGTGCTTGCGGTGTTGAGCGTGGTCGTGTTTGTACCGTACCTCACGCTCCAAATGAAAGGGGCGGGCTTCCTGCTGGCCACCATCTCAAACGGGCACGTGCCGCAGTGGCTGGGGGCGCTCGTTGCGTACGGCGTCGTCCTCGTCTACGTCTTTGCGAGTGGCATGATGGCGATTGGGTGGACGAACACGCTGCAGGGCATTTTTATGATGATTGTCGCGTGGTTTCTGGGCCTCTACCTGCCATTTGAGTTTCATGGCGGGGTGCAGCCGATGTTCGAGGCGATTGCGGCCAGCGACCTGCGAGACATGCTGATTGCCCCGGGGCTGGCCGCGGATGGATCGGCGTGGACCTGGGCGGGATACAGCTCCGCTGTGGTCGTTTCGGCGGTGGGGTTCTCGGTGTGGCCGCACCTGTTCATGCGGGCGTTCACGGCCCGGAGCGAGCGAACGCTGAAGCTCACGGTGGTCCTCTATCCCACGTTCCAACTCTTTCTCGTCCCGATTCTGCTGATCGGGTTTGCGGGCGTTCTTCCATTTCCGGACGTGGCTCCGGCCGACACGATCGTGCCGCATCTTCTCACCGAGATCGACCTCTCGCCTGTGCTTGTGGGACTTGTCTGCGCGGGTGCTCTTGCGGCCTCCATGTCGTCGGGCGATGCGATTCTACACGCTGCGGCCTCCATCGGGCTTCGGGATGGAATCAAGCCGCTCGTGTCTGGGGAGATGACGGACCGTCGTCAGCGTCAGTGGATTCGCGGACTCGTCGTTGCAATCAGTGCCGCGGCGTACTACTTCGCTGTGTTTTCGGAAGTGGGCATCGTGGCGCTTCTGCTCGGGGCATATGGAGGAGTCGCACAGATCTTCCCGCTCGTGTTTGCCGCTTTTTACTGGCCGCGCGCCACCGGGGCTGGGGCCCTGTCGGGTCTTCTCACCGGCGTGAGTGTAAACACCCTGTTTTTGGTGGCCCCTACGCTGCGGCCCTTTCCCTTACACGAGGGGGTATACGGCCTGATCGCCAATCTCCTCGTTTTTGTGACGGTGAGCCTGCTCACGTCTCCCCATGCCGAGGCCCGTGTTGCTCACTATACTCCGCTCCATCCGGAGGCGTCCGCCGCCGGATAA
- a CDS encoding DNA polymerase domain-containing protein, translating into MPPSSSPSAATASDPAPAAPDEASAADVALFGKDPMPRLVDVHPMMDRPSSEPATVRLYQRTEDFSDIIEHEERFFPFFFLSDISLLEGMRDRFRFQTLSGDNFFRYLVVFETWNDYWDAVRQIERRTDSDESWPDEIYRVGSPTQQYLMQSGRTCLLDMTLDDLHRLQLDIEVYTEGGFPSAERPEDKIIIVAFSDNRGWTKLLHLQDGVDEAALLRQTVDVIRERDPDVIEGHNVFSFDLSYILDRCEMHGVDFAIGRDGSMPRTYDSSMRFAERTVDYPAVDIVGRHVIDTYFQVMSFDVFSRDLPDYSLKTAARYFGLAPEERTYIEGVDISRAWREERDTLLDYALDDVIETKRLAGHLSGSTFYLAQMLPMTYGSSARRGPAAKIESLFVREYLRKRHALPRSEWGSQSMGGYTDIFRTGVMGPIVYADVESLYPSIMLNYDVKPTGDSLDLFPQLLERLTDLRLETKEDMRNAEDEEIRSELDARQSSYKVLINSFYGVLGFSLSVFNDFEEADRVARTGQEILRELIDEIRNRGGTVIEVDTDGVLFVPPDGVRGEEAEVDFTVGLTEAMPEGIRVGFDGRYKKMLSYKKKNYALLTYDDDLKFKGSSLISRSNEPFGRDFVRKAIRRLLDYDVEGLHDLYVDTRDKIIEHDWESVESFARTETLKDTLEQYEADVEEGQRPRAATYELAKQKQERTGKPVKKGDRITYYITGDSATVTAFKNCALADDWDPENPDENTAYYLKRLNEFATKFEPFFTEEDFRLVFSPEDMFGFSADGIEILEQEHEADHPTNEEVQDEVPF; encoded by the coding sequence ATGCCACCATCTTCTTCTCCGTCCGCTGCCACGGCGTCAGATCCGGCCCCGGCCGCCCCCGATGAGGCGTCGGCGGCCGACGTGGCCCTGTTCGGCAAGGATCCGATGCCGCGCCTCGTGGACGTGCATCCGATGATGGATCGCCCGTCGAGCGAGCCTGCGACGGTGCGACTCTACCAGCGCACGGAGGATTTTTCTGACATTATCGAGCACGAGGAGCGGTTCTTCCCCTTCTTTTTTCTGAGCGATATTTCGCTGCTGGAGGGGATGCGCGACCGGTTCCGGTTCCAGACGCTTAGCGGCGACAACTTCTTTCGCTATCTCGTGGTCTTCGAAACCTGGAACGACTACTGGGACGCAGTCCGGCAGATCGAGCGGCGCACCGACAGCGACGAGAGCTGGCCCGACGAGATCTACCGCGTCGGCTCGCCCACGCAGCAGTACCTCATGCAGTCGGGCCGGACCTGCCTGCTCGACATGACGCTCGACGATCTGCACCGCCTCCAGCTCGACATTGAGGTCTACACCGAGGGCGGCTTCCCCAGCGCCGAGCGGCCGGAGGACAAAATCATCATCGTTGCCTTTTCTGACAACCGGGGCTGGACGAAGCTCCTCCACCTCCAGGACGGGGTGGACGAGGCCGCGTTGCTCCGGCAGACCGTGGACGTGATCCGGGAGCGCGACCCCGATGTGATCGAGGGGCACAACGTCTTCTCCTTTGACCTAAGCTACATTCTCGACCGCTGCGAAATGCACGGCGTCGATTTTGCCATCGGGCGCGACGGGTCGATGCCCCGCACGTACGACTCCAGCATGCGCTTTGCCGAGCGGACGGTGGACTACCCGGCGGTCGACATCGTGGGGCGGCACGTGATCGACACCTACTTCCAGGTGATGTCGTTCGACGTCTTCAGTCGCGACCTGCCGGACTACAGCCTCAAGACGGCGGCCCGCTACTTCGGCCTCGCGCCCGAGGAGCGCACGTACATCGAAGGCGTCGACATCTCACGGGCGTGGCGGGAAGAGCGCGACACACTGCTCGACTACGCCCTTGACGACGTGATCGAGACGAAGCGCCTCGCCGGACACCTTTCCGGTTCCACCTTCTACCTCGCGCAGATGCTTCCCATGACGTACGGCTCGTCGGCACGGCGCGGGCCGGCGGCCAAGATCGAGAGTCTCTTTGTCCGCGAGTACCTGCGGAAGCGCCACGCCCTGCCTCGCAGCGAGTGGGGTAGTCAGTCGATGGGCGGCTACACCGACATCTTCCGCACTGGTGTGATGGGACCCATCGTATACGCCGACGTGGAGAGCCTGTACCCCTCCATCATGCTCAACTACGACGTGAAGCCGACGGGCGACTCGCTGGACCTCTTCCCGCAGCTGCTGGAACGGCTCACGGACCTGCGCCTGGAGACGAAGGAGGACATGCGTAACGCGGAGGACGAGGAAATCCGCAGTGAGCTCGACGCGCGACAATCCTCATACAAAGTTTTGATTAACTCATTCTACGGCGTCCTCGGCTTCTCCCTCTCCGTTTTTAACGACTTTGAGGAGGCCGACCGCGTGGCGCGCACCGGGCAGGAGATCTTGCGCGAGCTCATCGACGAGATTCGCAACCGGGGCGGCACTGTCATCGAGGTGGACACGGACGGCGTCCTCTTCGTGCCGCCGGACGGGGTGCGGGGGGAGGAGGCCGAGGTCGACTTTACCGTGGGGCTCACAGAGGCGATGCCCGAAGGCATCCGCGTGGGGTTCGACGGGCGGTACAAGAAGATGCTCTCCTACAAGAAGAAAAACTATGCCCTCCTCACGTACGACGACGATCTGAAGTTTAAAGGCTCCTCGCTCATCTCCCGCTCCAACGAGCCGTTTGGCCGCGACTTCGTGCGGAAGGCCATCCGCCGCCTGCTCGATTATGACGTGGAGGGCCTGCACGACCTCTACGTGGACACTCGCGACAAAATCATCGAGCACGACTGGGAGAGCGTCGAGAGCTTTGCCCGCACCGAGACACTGAAGGACACCCTGGAGCAGTACGAGGCCGACGTGGAAGAGGGCCAGCGTCCGCGTGCCGCGACCTATGAGCTTGCGAAGCAGAAACAGGAGCGCACCGGCAAGCCCGTGAAGAAGGGCGACCGCATCACGTACTACATCACCGGCGACAGCGCCACCGTTACGGCCTTCAAAAACTGTGCGCTGGCCGACGACTGGGATCCAGAGAATCCCGACGAAAATACGGCCTACTACCTAAAGCGGCTTAACGAGTTTGCGACGAAATTCGAGCCGTTCTTTACCGAAGAAGACTTTCGGCTCGTCTTTTCGCCGGAAGATATGTTTGGCTTTTCGGCGGACGGCATCGAAATCCTGGAACAGGAGCACGAAGCCGATCATCCGACAAATGAAGAAGTGCAGGACGAGGTGCCATTTTAA
- a CDS encoding DUF4442 domain-containing protein has product MSSINPFARIADRYADHPSHVRPSLVTRAVGDVIPFVDTAGCFIDAYTPTRVAVRLDNRKGVQNHLGGLHAAALALLAETASGLVVALNVPTGSAPLLRTMDVSFDRFSRDTVQAEATLSNDETETIQSRPIGRIDVNVTLTAPDGGETLVSSQLQWAWLPEERLSRD; this is encoded by the coding sequence ATGTCGTCTATCAATCCCTTCGCTCGCATTGCGGATCGCTACGCCGATCATCCGTCGCATGTACGACCCTCCCTGGTCACGAGGGCCGTCGGAGACGTTATTCCATTCGTCGATACGGCCGGTTGCTTTATTGATGCCTACACGCCGACCCGTGTGGCTGTGCGACTCGACAACCGGAAGGGCGTACAGAACCACCTTGGAGGGCTTCACGCCGCCGCGCTGGCCCTGCTGGCCGAGACGGCCTCCGGGCTCGTGGTGGCCCTCAACGTACCCACGGGGTCCGCTCCGCTGCTTCGCACGATGGACGTGTCGTTCGACCGGTTTAGTCGGGATACTGTGCAGGCCGAGGCCACGCTGTCTAATGACGAGACGGAGACGATCCAGTCCCGCCCCATCGGGCGCATCGACGTGAACGTGACGCTTACCGCTCCTGACGGAGGGGAAACGCTCGTCTCCAGCCAGTTGCAGTGGGCGTGGCTGCCGGAGGAACGACTCTCTCGGGACTAA
- a CDS encoding YiiD C-terminal domain-containing protein, with the protein MASSSCTERALEELERLITEKMPITEHLEFSLVADDDGRVRASAPLQPNVNHMGSAFGGSLSMLATVTGWAMMHRVVEDAVEDMKRRVEVMIQESDIEYMRPVYENISVVCERPDEDTLERFQKMLDRWGRARLDLKCKIDAAGERAVTFIGSYVALAKGEEQGDGAPTELM; encoded by the coding sequence ATGGCCAGTTCGTCGTGCACAGAGAGGGCCTTAGAGGAGCTGGAGCGTCTCATTACGGAGAAGATGCCCATCACGGAGCATCTCGAGTTTTCGCTGGTAGCGGACGACGATGGACGAGTACGGGCCTCGGCCCCGCTGCAACCCAACGTGAATCATATGGGTAGTGCCTTCGGGGGAAGCCTTAGCATGCTGGCTACGGTCACCGGCTGGGCCATGATGCACCGCGTGGTCGAAGATGCAGTCGAGGACATGAAGCGCCGCGTAGAGGTGATGATTCAGGAGAGTGATATTGAGTACATGCGGCCCGTGTACGAAAATATTTCGGTGGTTTGTGAACGGCCGGATGAGGATACCCTAGAGCGGTTTCAGAAGATGCTAGATCGGTGGGGACGGGCCCGGCTCGATCTCAAGTGTAAGATCGACGCAGCGGGTGAACGAGCCGTTACCTTTATCGGAAGCTACGTGGCCCTCGCGAAGGGCGAAGAGCAGGGCGACGGCGCCCCGACCGAACTGATGTGA
- a CDS encoding GNAT family N-acetyltransferase codes for MADKIIIRRATREDADTIAHFNRQMAEETEGKSLDRETVRNGVQALFADPSRGFYLVAVRDERIVGSLMITTEWSDWRNGTFWWIQSVYVRPEARRSGVYRALHRAVRRQARDVEEVCGLRLYVERGNEAARETYEAMGMTETSYRMYEEML; via the coding sequence ATGGCAGACAAAATCATCATCCGACGTGCCACGCGTGAAGACGCCGACACCATCGCCCACTTCAACCGGCAAATGGCGGAGGAGACGGAGGGCAAATCCCTTGATCGAGAGACTGTGCGAAACGGGGTACAGGCCCTATTCGCTGATCCGAGCCGCGGGTTTTATCTTGTGGCCGTGCGGGACGAACGAATCGTTGGATCCTTAATGATCACGACCGAGTGGAGCGACTGGCGCAACGGCACGTTCTGGTGGATTCAGAGCGTATACGTGCGGCCCGAGGCACGACGGAGCGGGGTTTATAGGGCCCTGCATCGGGCGGTGCGGCGACAGGCGCGAGATGTGGAGGAGGTGTGTGGACTCCGCCTCTACGTGGAACGGGGCAATGAAGCGGCACGGGAGACGTACGAGGCGATGGGAATGACGGAAACCTCGTACCGCATGTACGAAGAGATGCTATAG
- the nfi gene encoding deoxyribonuclease V (cleaves DNA at apurinic or apyrimidinic sites), whose protein sequence is MHVDLQDDHDWDVSPDEAKKIQERLTPEVVEGPLPADVETVAGIDVSIRDDTAQAAISVLALPEMERVDEAVHRCDVPFPYVPGLLSFRETPPVLPALEQLSVTPDVLMTDSHGLAHPRRFGFACHLGVLLDHPTFGVAKSILVGEPEGTLGTEKGSRVPLEDKGETVGAVLRTRTDVNPVYVSVGHRITLDDAVSVTLACSPRYKIPEPTRQAHKLSRKQK, encoded by the coding sequence ATGCATGTCGACCTGCAAGACGACCACGACTGGGATGTCTCACCGGACGAGGCAAAGAAGATTCAGGAGCGGTTAACCCCCGAGGTTGTCGAAGGTCCCCTTCCGGCGGACGTCGAGACCGTGGCGGGGATCGACGTGAGCATCCGCGACGATACGGCGCAGGCCGCGATTTCGGTGCTTGCACTGCCGGAAATGGAGCGGGTGGACGAGGCGGTGCATCGGTGCGATGTGCCCTTTCCGTACGTGCCGGGCCTGCTCAGCTTTCGCGAGACGCCGCCCGTGCTTCCGGCCCTGGAGCAACTCTCCGTAACGCCCGATGTGTTGATGACGGATAGCCACGGGTTGGCCCACCCGCGCCGTTTCGGCTTTGCGTGCCACCTCGGCGTCCTTCTCGATCATCCCACGTTCGGCGTCGCGAAGTCGATTCTGGTCGGCGAGCCGGAGGGCACGCTCGGCACGGAGAAGGGGAGTCGGGTACCGCTGGAGGACAAGGGGGAGACGGTCGGCGCAGTGCTCCGCACGCGGACCGACGTGAACCCCGTCTACGTGAGTGTGGGGCACCGCATCACGTTGGACGATGCGGTGTCGGTCACTCTCGCCTGCAGCCCGCGCTATAAAATTCCGGAGCCCACCCGGCAGGCGCACAAGTTAAGCCGCAAGCAGAAGTAG